In one window of Lampris incognitus isolate fLamInc1 chromosome 3, fLamInc1.hap2, whole genome shotgun sequence DNA:
- the mafaa gene encoding transcription factor MafAa produces MATDLAMSAELPNSPLAIEYVNDFDLMKFEVKKEPPEADRYCHRLPPGSLSSTPISTPCSSVPSSPSFCAPSPGAQPNQNLANGISSGGSNNNNNNNNNNNNGGNNNNQGTAGKPQLEDLYWIPSYQHHINPEALNLTPEDAVEALIGNAHHHHHHHQAYEGFRAQQYVGEDLSAASAAHHQAHHHHHHHHGHHTRLEDRFSDEQLVSMTVRELNRQLRGFSKEEVIRLKQKRRTLKNRGYAQSCRYKRVQQRHMLETEKCTLQSQVEQLKQDVARLAKERDLYKEKYEKLASRTYNGAGPANNRDPSAGNHGKPPSTEFFM; encoded by the coding sequence ATGGCCACCGACCTCGCCATGAGCGCAGAGCTGCCAAACAGCCCCTTGGCCATCGAGTACGTCAACGACTTCGATCTGATGAAGTTTGAGGTGAAGAAGGAGCCCCCCGAGGCCGACCGCTACTGTCACCGCCTCCCACCCGGTtccctctcctccacccccaTCAGCACACCCTGCTCCTCTGTGCCTTCCTCGCCGAGCTTCTGCGCGCCCAGCCCGGGGGCCCAGCCCAACCAGAACCTCGCCAACGGGATCAGCAGCGgtggcagcaacaacaacaacaataacaacaacaacaacaacaacggcgGCAACAACAACAATCAGGGCACCGCAGGTAAGCCCCAGCTTGAGGATCTGTACTGGATTCCCAGCTACCAGCACCACATCAACCCGGAGGCGCTCAATCTAACCCCGGAGGACGCCGTGGAGGCCCTCATCGGCAACgcgcaccaccatcaccaccaccaccaggccTACGAGGGCTTCCGTGCGCAGCAGTATGTCGGCGAGGACCTCTCCGCGGCCTCGGCGGCGCATCACCAGgcccatcaccatcaccaccatcaccacggccACCACACCCGCCTGGAGGACCGCTTCTCGGACGAGCAACTGGTCAGCATGACGGTGCGCGAGCTCAACCGGCAACTGCGCGGCTTCAGCAAAGAGGAGGTTATCCGCCTGAAGCAGAAGAGACGCACGCTGAAGAACCGCGGCTACGCGCAGTCCTGCCGCTACAAGCGCGTGCAGCAAAGGCACATGCTGGAGACTGAGAAGTGCACGCTCCAGAGCCAGGTGGAGCAGCTGAAGCAGGACGTGGCTCGCCTGGCCAAGGAGCGGGATCTTTACAAGGAGAAGTACGAGAAGCTGGCCAGCCGGACCTACAATGGCGCTGGACCCGCCAACAATAGAGATCCGTCCGCTGGCAACCACGGGAAACCGCCCAGCACAGAGTTCTTCATGTGA